Proteins encoded together in one Impatiens glandulifera chromosome 1, dImpGla2.1, whole genome shotgun sequence window:
- the LOC124937710 gene encoding probable CCR4-associated factor 1 homolog 2, with translation MASTSFQQQENEEHEGIIVIDVWNHNFKEEIAIITNIIKEFKVVTFDTEFPVTLIKVPSNAPKYTLLPYAGMRENDDKGNLPKDENEKDIIWQFNFSDFDPDKSLSNPRLGAFGETLRMSSWLFRYGLRY, from the coding sequence ATGGCGTCTACCTCTTTTCAACaacaagaaaatgaagaacacgaAGGAATCATCGTTATTGATGTATGGAACCATAACTTCAAAGAAGAGATTGCAATAATCACCAACATAATTAAGGAGTTCAAGGTGGTGACATTTGATACAGAATTTCCAGTTACCCTAATCAAAGTACCATCAAACGCTCCTAAATATACATTATTGCCATATGCTGGAATGAGAGAAAACGACGATAAGGGAAACCTCCCTaaagatgaaaatgaaaaagatattATCTGGCAGTTTAATTTTTCTGATTTTGACCCAGATAAATCTTTATCGAACCCCCGATTGGGTGCATTTGGTGAAACGCTGAGAATGTCTTCATGGCTGTTCCGATATGGCTTACGTTATTAA